TTTGTGCCACAGCTATTCGTAAATTCAATGAAACAGCAGGTACCAAAGAAAATACCGTTGTACTCTGTATCTCAGGGGATCTGCCCTTTGCCCACAAACGGTTCTGCGTTGCAGAAGGCATCGAGAATGTTGTGACTGCTTCTGCCTTCCGCAGTCCCCAGTTCGCCCTTGACTATGGTGTGGCCATGCAGGACGGCCCTCTGGCAGGCCTTACTGCCCGGGCTGTTGTTATTCTCAATGCATCCGGCGAGGTGGTTTATACCGAGCTTGTGCCGGAAATCAAACAAGAGCCGGATTATGAATCTGCGCTGGCTGCATTGTCCTAACAGCTAAACGCAAAGGGACTCTATAAAAAAACGAGCGCCCATTCGGAAACCGGCTGAGAAATTATTTCCGGATGGGCATTTCTATTTATCCAAATAAGCGCCGTTCCTTAACACCTCAAGGAGGTAGGTATGGTCAGATTCTTAAAGTGGGTCATTATAACCATAGTCATTTTTGCCGGGCTGATTATCGGGGCTGCTGTATTGGTCCCCATGTTTGTGGATGTCAAAAAGTATCTGCCGGACATTGAAACTATGGTGGCCCGGCAGACCGGACGCAGTTTTTCCATGGGGGATGATATCAAACTCTCCCTGTTTCCCTGGGCCGGAATTCGGCTGTCTGATTTAACCCTGGGCAATCCTGAAAACTTTGAAAAAAAGCCCATGATTTCGGTGAAGAGCTTTGAAGTCAGGGTAAAAGTTCTACCCCTTTTGTCCAAACAGATCCAAGTAGAAAAATTCATTGTGGCGTCACCCAGTATTGCGCTGGTTAAAAATAAAGCAGGGCAGGGGAACTGGGAACATATCGGCTCTCCAGCAACCGGCGATCCGGATAAGGGCACTAAGGCTCAATCCAATTCCCCCCCGCAGGATACCGGTACAAAATCACAAACAGATAATGCAGCCCTTCCCATTGAGTCGCTTCTCGTTGACCGGTTTGCCGTCATCAACGGGGCAGTTTCCTATGTGGATGAGGGTGGCGACCTTTCCAAAGAGATTTCAGATCTTAATTTAGAACTGTCCGGCATCAGCCTCGATAAGGCTATTGCCATTACATTCGATGCCAAAGTGGACGGCAAGCCCGTCTCTTTAACCGGAACTGCCGGACCTCTTGGGCAAAATCCCGGTAGCACGGATATTGATTTTAACTTGATGGTCAAGGCACTGGATCAACTGGCTCTTTCCCTTAAAGGTCGGTTGATTAAACCCCTGACCGAACAGACTGTTGATCTTACCGTTGATCTGGCTCCGTTTTCGCCTAAAAAGCTGTTTGACGCCCTGGGAAGCCCGTTGCCCATTGAACCCAGTGATGCCTCAGTCCTGGATAAGCTTTCCCTGAAAGCTGTTGTCAAAGGGTCAGCCCAGGCTGTGACCGTTTCAGACGGAACCCTGGTACTGGATGACTCTACCATGAATTTCAGTGCCCAGGCCCAGGCA
This window of the uncultured Desulfobacter sp. genome carries:
- a CDS encoding AsmA family protein → MVRFLKWVIITIVIFAGLIIGAAVLVPMFVDVKKYLPDIETMVARQTGRSFSMGDDIKLSLFPWAGIRLSDLTLGNPENFEKKPMISVKSFEVRVKVLPLLSKQIQVEKFIVASPSIALVKNKAGQGNWEHIGSPATGDPDKGTKAQSNSPPQDTGTKSQTDNAALPIESLLVDRFAVINGAVSYVDEGGDLSKEISDLNLELSGISLDKAIAITFDAKVDGKPVSLTGTAGPLGQNPGSTDIDFNLMVKALDQLALSLKGRLIKPLTEQTVDLTVDLAPFSPKKLFDALGSPLPIEPSDASVLDKLSLKAVVKGSAQAVTVSDGTLVLDDSTMNFSAQAQAFDKPDLKFALTLDKIDVDRYLPSATKNDSGQAAPAKDGAPAASTGQGGKKTGSVDYTPLRKLVLDAKVNIGSLKVSGLSMSNVTGALTGKNGIFNLDPFTLDLYKGKAGAKARIDVRKKYPATNLSLTTSNVQAGPVIQDSIKKDIIEGALTSDISLSMTGDTPDMIKQSLGGKGELKFMDGAIVGIDIAGTIRNAKAGIGLGEAITEKPKTDFAELKLPYTASEGLVKISQASLVSPLLRLVANGQTSLVKENLDFRIEPKLVATIKGQGDTKDRTGLLIPLDVTGTWEKPKVRPDLEAILKNQLPGTDELKQLLKGEKSDSGEKQDIKDTARGLIKGLLN
- the tpx gene encoding thiol peroxidase, with the protein product MGSITLGGNAVTLAGDFPKTGDKAKDFTLVGQDLSDVKLSAYAGKQVVLNIFPSLDTPVCATAIRKFNETAGTKENTVVLCISGDLPFAHKRFCVAEGIENVVTASAFRSPQFALDYGVAMQDGPLAGLTARAVVILNASGEVVYTELVPEIKQEPDYESALAALS